The sequence below is a genomic window from Thiomonas intermedia.
GCGCGCGGCCAGGGCCTGCGCTTTTTCGGCGCTGCGATTCCACAGCGCGATCGCTCGCGTGCCGGCTGCGATCAGTGGGCTCAGCACGCCGCTCGCCGCACCGCCGGCCCCAAGCAGCAGCACGCGCTGGCCTTGCAGTGGCGCGTGGGCATCGGCAGCAAGCACGCGCGACAGATCGCGCACCAGGCCGATGCCATCGGTGTTGTCGCCCCACAAGCCGCCCTCGTCCCAGCCGAGGGTGTTGACCGCCTGGGCCAGTTGCGCGGCCGGGCTGCGGCGGGCGCACAGTCGCCAGGCGTCGAACTTGAAGGGCACCGTGATATTGGCGCCGCAGCCGCCTTCGGCATGGAAGGCGCCAAGCGCCGTGTCCAGCCCATCCACCGGGGCGAGCCTTGCCTCGTAACGCAGCGCGACCCCGGTCTGCTCGGCGAACAGGGCGTGGATGCGTGGGGAGCGGCTATGGGCGATGGGATTGCCGAACACGGCGTAGAGCGGGGTCATCGTGCGGTCTCCCGGGTCAGGGGGTGGCTTGCGCCGGGCTTTGCGGGGCCTGGACGGCGGTTTCCAGACCTTGTGTGCGGGTGAAGCGGAATCGCGAGATCACCACGATCTGATCGGCCTGCCTGAGCATGGCGTCGGTGAAGCGGCCATAGGGTTGCGCAGCCTCCACGATGGCGCGGGCCTGGCGGTCGAGCGTGGGGTTGCCCGAACTTTGCACCACGTCGGCGGCGATGAGACGCCCGTTGGCGCCGATGGTGATCGACATGATGAGGCTGCCATACAGCTTGTTGCCGCCGCTTTGCGGAAACTCGCGGGTGCCCAGGGTTTCAATTCTGGTGCGCAGCTTGTCGTAATACAGTGCGTAGGCGGCTTCGCGGGTGGACGGGCCGATGAAGCGGCGGCGCGGCTTGGCGTTCTGCTGCTGGATCTGGCGCTCGATGGCGCCGAGCAGGTCGAGCAGCTGGCGGCGCTTCTGCTCCAGCGCCTGCTGCCGCTCGGGGTTGCTTTCCTGCCGCACGGTCTGGGCCAGCTGCACGATCTGCTGCCGGACCTGGGTGAGCAATTGCTGCTGCTTCTGCTCCAGCGCCGAAAGGCTGCGCTGCTGATTGACCGCGGCGTCGCCGTGCGACATATCCGCCGTGAAGGGCAGCGGCGTGGTGGCCAGGCCCTTGTTGGCGTCGCCGCCGCCGTCGAGGTTGGCCTGGGCGATGGCCTGGGGCTTGGCGGGAGCGTCGTCGGTGCGCTGGTTCACCAGCACCACGTCGAGCGGCGCGTTGTCGAACAGGCGGTTGAAGGTCTGCGGCGCGGCAAAGCGCAGACTCAACAGGGCCGCATGCACCCCGATCGAGGCGATCAGGGCCCATTGCAGAGGGCTGAGGGAGCGCAGGCGTAGGGCGGGCACGGCGGTGGCGGCAGGATGGACGGCGGCGATTCTACGAAGCCTGCCGGGAGGCTTCGGCGCCCGGTTCGGTCTCGGCCTCCTCGGTGTCCACGGCCACGCTGATGGGCGCGGCCAGGGCCACGGTGTCTTCTTCGTCTTCCGTTTCGGCCCCCGCCTCGATGGCCAACTGTGGCAGGTCGATCTGGCTGAGCACGCGGCCAAAGACCTCCAGGGTGATCAGATCGGTGCCGGTGATGCGCACCTGCACACGGGTGTTGCGGGGCAGGTCTTGTGCGCCCACGGCGGTGAACACCAGCGGCAGGCCGTCCACCCGAACGGCGCCCTCGCGCAGCACGCTGGCGTCGAAGGTGTCGAGCCCCTGCTGGGCCAGATACCGCAGCGTCCAGTAGCGCTCGAGCGCCGACTGGTGGGTGGCATAGGCCTTGTAGGTGTCTTCGAACGACTCGACGATGGCGAACAGCAGCGGGTCGCGCGGCTTGAACGGCGCCTGCAGCAGTGCGGTCTTGCCGAAGCGGGCGCAGGCGATGAGCTGACCCTGATTGAGCAGATCGACGTAGCGCCGCAGCGGCGAGGTGCACCAGGCATACTGCGCCACGCCCAGCCCCTGGTGCGGCGCGGGCTTGAGGCCCATGCGGGTGCGCAGATTGGCGCCGAAGCCGCTCTGGCTGCGGTAGATGCCGGGCATGCCCAGCTCGGCCAGCCAGCCGCCCCAGGTCGCATTGGCCAGAATCATCAGCTCGGCGACGATGGTATCGAGCGGCGCGCCGCGCCGGCGCGGCTCGATGCGCACGGTTGCGGCCTCGGCGCCGCGCTCCCGCCCGTCGATGCGGAAGGTGTAGTCCACCCCGCCGACGCGCTCGGGTTTGCCGCGCACCTGTTCGCGGCCGCGCTTGAGCGCCTGCGCGAACGTCCATAGCCAGGCCAGTTCCTTGGCATGTGGGTAGCTTTGCGCCGCCGGGTCTGCCGCAAGAGCGTCTTCGGTGACCGCGTCATCGAGCTGGTCGTGGCGCAGATTGCTGACCATGTGCACCTGCTCCACGCGGGTTTCGAACGCGGTGGCCTGCAGGTCGGCGCCGACCGTGCAATACAGCGACAGCGCCGGGCAGTCGCGTCCGGCTTCCAGGGTGAAGGTCTGCACCAGGGCGTCGGGCAGCATGGTGATCTTGTCGCCCGGCATATAGACGGTGGACAGCCGGTTGCGGGCGACCTGCTCCCAGCCGGAATCACGCGTCAGGGCCAGCGCCGGCGCGGCAATGTGGATGCCAAGACGCACCCGGCCATCCTCCAGCCATTGCAGCGAGAAGGCGTCGTCGATTTCGGTGGTCGCCGAGTCGTCGATGCTGAACGCCGGGGCGGCGGCCAGCGGCAGCGCTTCGGCCAGGGACGGCACGGGCAACACCGGAAAATCGGTGCCCTTGGGAAAGCGCTCCAGCAGAAAGCGCTGCATGTGGAAGGCCCACGGCGAGGCGATGGCGCCGGCCTCGCGCAGCAGGGTGAGGGCGCCATGACCGGTCTGTTTCACCGCCAGCGCCACCGTCTTGAATTCCGGACTGTTCTTGTCCGGTCTGAACAGAATCTGATAGAGCTTCTCGGCAATCTCAGGCGGGCAGCGGCCCGCGGCCAGTTCTGCCGCGGAAGTCTCGATCTGGCGAAGCTGCTCTTCTTTGCGGGCGATGGCCGCCAGCGCCGCCTGCACCTGCGTTGCCGGCGCCTTGCGGAACTGGCCACCACGGCCGCGGCGCTGGAAGTAGTGCGGTGCGCCAAACAGCCGCAGCAGAATGGCCGCGCGCTGGCCGCCATCGGGCGTGCCGCCGTAGTAATCGGCCGCCACCTGCTCGAAATGGAATTCGTCCTCCGGCGCGAACTCCCAAAGCAGATCGAGATCGAGCCCGTCCTGCTGGGCCTGGGCCCAGGCCATCAGTTCGGCGGGCGTCGGTTGGTCGAACCGCACCAGCGCCTGGGCCGACTTGATCTTCTGACGCTTGCCCGAATCAAGTTCGACCTGCAGACTGGCCTCGGCCTCGCTCATGACGCGGCCCGCGTGGAACTTGCCGCCATCTTCAAACAACACATTACTCAATCGGATACTCCGTCAAAAGAAACAGAACGCGCAGCCCGCCCGGCCGCCCGAAGGGCCGCGCCGCCCCCTCGGGGGGCAGCGAATGCCATGAGCGTGGGGGCAACGAGCGCGGCCCGCCCGGCCGCCCGAAGGGCCGCGCCGCCCCCTCGGGGGGCAGCGAATGCCATGAGCGTGGGGGCAACGAGCGCGGCCCGCCCCGCCGCCCGCCCCCCCCCCGGCAACGAGCGCGGCCCGCCCGGCCGCCCGAAGGGCCGCGCCGCTCCCTCGGGGGGCAGCGAATGCAATGAGCGTGGGGGCTCTCACTCTCATAGCGTCATTCCGCCATCGACCTCGATCACGGTGCCGCTGATGTAGCGGGCGTCGCGGCTGGCGAGAAAGGCGTACACGCTGGCCACGTCTTCGGGCTGGCCGAGCTGGCGCAGGGGGACGCGCTCGGCCATCTGCGCGATCACCTTTTCGGGGACCGTGGCGATCATGGGTGTCTGGATGAAGCCGGGCGCCACCGCGTTGACCCGGATGCCCTTGGGCCCGAGTTCGCGCGCCCAGGTCTTGGTCATGGCGATGATGCCGGCTTTGCTCGCGGCGTAGTTGGTCTGGCCGAAGTTGCCGTAGAGCGCCACCACGCTGGAGGCATTGAGGATGACGCCGCTGCCGCGCGCGATCATGTGCGGCGCGACGATTTGGGTGCAGCGAAACACGGCCCGCAGGTTCACGTCGATCACGGCGTCGAACTGTTCGTCGGTCATACTCACCAGCCGGGCGTCGCGGGTGATGCCCGCGTTGTTGATCAGCACGTCGATCTGGCCGAACCGGGCGATGGCGGCGTCCACCAGCGCGGTGAATGCGCCGCGGTCGGCCACGTCGAGGGCCTGGGCGAGCACCGGCGTGCCTTCGGCGCGCAGGGCGTCGGCGACCGGATTCAGGGTGTCGGCATGGCGGTCGCACAACACCAGGCTGGCGCCTTGCGCGGCGAAGGTGTGCGCGGTGGCCAGCCCGATGCCTTGCGCCGCGCCGGTGATGAGAGCGATTTGGCCTTGGAGTCGCATGGGAGCAGTCATGGAAGTGGCGTCTCAATCGGCCGGGCGGGTGCGAGGCACCAGCGCAGCACGGTATCTAAGTGGCGATCGGCATAGTCGGAAAGCGCATGGTCGCCCCCCGGCAGCACGGTGCAGTGCGCCCCGCGGTAGCGGGCCGCCATGTCACGCCAGTCGAGCACTTCGTCGCCCTGGGCGATCAACACGACATAGCGCTGCGGCTCGGGGACCGGGGCGCTCAGGTCGCCGACCTGCAGCGCCCGCAGTTCGTCCACATGCGCCGCGGTGAAGTCGAAGCGCAGCGTGGGGTCGTGCCAGGCGGCGAGGCTGCCGATCTGGCCGCACAGATCGCGGGCCGGATCGACCGCGGGATTGATCAGCGCCGCCCGCGCCTGCAGGGTGTGGGCCAGCCAGGTGGCGTAAAAGCCGCCGAGCGAGCTGCCGATGAGGCGCAGGTCGTCGCCTTTCACCGATCCCAGCAGATCCAGGCACAAGTCCATCGCGTCGCGCGGCGATGGAGGGAGCTGGGGGCACAGCCAGCGCACGGCAGGCTCGCCCAGGGCTTCGCGCTGGGCGTTGAGCTGCGCCACGCGCAAGGCCGTGGCGCGCGCCTTGGCGGATTGGGGCGATGAGCGAAAACCGTGGAGATAGAGCAGGGTGGGCATGGGGCGGATTCGGCGCGGCGCGATCGGGCGCCGCCCCCGAATGCTACCCGTCGGCGCCCTGCGCGCCGGGTTTGGCGGCGGCTCAGCCCCTGGCGGGTGCCGAGGTGCGCGCGGGGTCGGCCCCGGCCTGGCCGTCTTCTTCGGGCCAGTCGCGGATATAGGCCTTGAGCATCTGGTTCTCGAAGTCCTGTTCGCGGACCACGGCCATGGCCACGTCGTGGAAGGAAATCACGCCCAGCAGCGCGTCATTCTGCATCACCGGGATGTAGCGGGTGCCGCTGTCGAGCATGGTGCGGCGCAGGGTGTCCAGGGTGGTTTCCGGGCCGCAGACTTCGTAGTGCGTGTCCATGCGCTCGGACACGATATGACCGCCCAAGGCTCCTTCGCCTTCGGCCACGGCCTCCATCACTTCGGCAAACGTGAGCAGGCCGACGAGCTTGCCGTGCTCCATGACCACCAGCGAGCCGATGTCATGTTGCGCCATGGTCTGCACCGCCTGCAGCAGGCTGGCCTGGGGCGGCACGGTGAAGAGCACATGGCCCTTCACCCGCAAAATGTCGCTGACTTTCATGGCGTTCTCCTCTGATTTTCAGTGGGTGAAATATAGTCAGTGCATCCCGCACTCACCAGAGGTCATTCCCGCAGGTCGGGTGCGCCTCGGTTCACCTCCGGAATCACGCCTCGTCATGTCTGCCCACCATCCCTCTTCGCTTCCCCTCATCTTGCTCCACGGGGCGGGGGGCGACGCCAGCGTCTGGGCGGCGCAGGCCGACTGGCTGACGGCGCGCGGCTGGCAGTGCCTGCCGCTGGAACTGCCCGCGCACGGCGCCACGCCGGCGCCGCCGCTCGGCAGCATCGAGCGCATGGCCGACTGGGTCTGGGCGCAGCTCGACGCCCGCCAGATCGGCCCGGTGGTGCTGGCGGGGCACAGCATGGGTTCGCTGATTGCGCTGCAGGCCGCCGGGCAGCGTCCCGGTCAGCTTCGGGGTCTGGCGCTGCTGGGCACGGCGTTTCCGATGCGCGTCTCGCCCCGGCTGCTGGCGCAGGCGGAGCAGGCCCCGGAGGAGGCGATCGCCAATGTGGTGCGGTGGTCGTACGCCCAGGCCGAGCCCCTCAGCCCCGCACCGGGATTCCAGTCGCCGCAGGCCTACCGCGAGTTGCTGCTGCGGCAGCAGACGCACTGGGCCGGGGGCAGCGTGCTGGCCACGGACCTGACGGCCTGCGATCGCTATTCGGGCGGTGACGCCGCCGCGCGCTCCTGGGGCGGCCCCACCCTGTTTCTGCTCGGCGAGCACGACCGCATGACGCCTGCAGCCCAGGCCGACGACCTGCGCGCCGCCTTGCCGCGCCACCGCACGGTGCTGCTCGACTGTGGTCACAACCTCATGGCGGAGGCGCCGCACGCCGTGGCCCATGCGCTGGCCGACTGGATGGAGCGCGAACTCGGCCTGGCCGGTTGAGGGCGCGGGGCGGCGGCGTCGTTCAGACGCACCCGTGCCGTGCCCCGCCAGACGGTCATCACCACCCGGCCGCTGCCGCGCACCACATACGCCTCGCCGTCGCGCAGGAACACATCCTCGGGCTGGCCTTCCTCGGTGAGCCAGAGGCAAGGGTCGCTGCAGGGCGATGCCGGGGCGCGCGCCGATTCGATCCGCAGGCTTTGCCCGGCGGCGCGCCGCAGCGACAGCGAGTCGCCGAGTTGCAAATCAATCCAGTCACGCTGGATGGACACTTCGGTATGCCGCATGATGCTCTCCGTTAGCATGTGAAAAAGGCATGAAATAAGCCGGGGTTGAAAGGGCGGTGAGTCGTTTTTCGGCCTTTCATGAAGAGGAAGTTTAGGCAACAAGCCCCCTTGGAAAAAGCGCAAATAGGGAAGGTTCATCATGCAAAAAAGCGATGATTCGGGCGCACGGCCGCCAGGCCCCGCCGCGCGTGCCATACCGCGCAGCCGTCAGATCGACGCGGGGCATCTGCGCGGATTCGAAGCCGCGGCGCGTCTCGGAGGCTTTACCGCCGCGGCGGACGCGCTGGCGCTGACCCAGTCGGCCCTCAGCCGTCAGATCCAGACGCTGGAGGCCCAGGTGGGCGTGCCGCTGTTCACCCGCGAGGGGCCGCGGGTGCGCCTGTCTCCCGCGGGCGAGCAGTTCGCCGCGGTGGTGCGGCAGGCGCTGCACCAGCTCGATACGGCGGTGGAAGGGCTGCGCGCCAGCCAGGGACGTCCCCGGGTGCAGATCACGACCTTTGCCTCGATGGCCAGCCAGTGGCTGATTCCCCGTCTGGGCGAATTCCAGGCCATCCATCCCGATATCGACATTGCCGTCGAAACCTTCGACAACCTCAGCGACCTGGAAAGCGGCGGGCTGGACCTCGCCATCCGCCGCCTGCGCAGCGACAACCCGCTGGCCCAGGCGCCCGGCACCACGTTTCTCTTCGGCGAGGAGATCACCCCGGTCTGCAGCCCGGCGCTGGCGCAGAGCGGCCGGGCGCCTACTGGCCTGGAAGATCTGCCCCGCTGCGTCTGGATCGACGACGTGCGGGCGCATGGCGCGCCGCCCATCGCCCGCGCCAATATGCAGGCCCTGTCCTGGGGCGGCTGGTATGCGGGGCTGGGCCTGCCGCAGCCCGAACCGCAACGCTGGCTGCGGTTCAACTACACCTATCAGGTCATCCAGGCCGCGGTGGCGGGGCAGGGTGTGGCGATGGGGCAGATCGGCCTCATCCGCGACCTGCTGGCGGCGGGCACCCTGATCGCCCCGGTGGGGCGGCGCGTCGATGCCGGCTATGGCTATTACCTGGCCACCCGCGCCGGATCGCCGCAGCGGCCCGAGGTCGCGGCCATGCTGGCCTGGCTGCAGCAGCAGTTCACCGCGTGGCGCGAGATCGATATCGGCGGCGGCTGACCTTTCCTGGCGCCGCCGCCAGGGCTCAATGGCCCGCGGGATGCAGGGGGTGGCGCAGGCGTTGGAGTGCGTGAAGCGAAAGGGCTTTGGCACCGTCGCGCCAGGTGCTGTCGCCCACCGGCTTGGGGTGCTTCAGCCCCAGACGGCGCAGCCGGGCATTGAACTGGTGCGCGGCGGTGTCGCGGTCGGAGTGGCGGGTGCGAAAGGTGAACGCCAGCGAGACCGAGAGGTTGGAATGCGTCCACACCCGGTGCGGCGCAATGAAGGGATGGTGCACCCCCAGACCCGGCCGCAGCGAGAAGTGCAGGGCGCGCTCTTCGAACTCGGGTCTGTAGGGCGGGCGGGCGCCCTCGTAGGCCAGCAGCCGGTCTTTCTGCGCCGGGTCCATGATGAACGGGTCGGACGGGTCCCAGAGATCGACGGTCTTCTCCCCGCGAATCTGCAGCAGAAAGTTCATCTCCCGGTCCATGTGATACGGCGTGACGGCGCCCTGCGCCGAGATGAACACATAGGTCGAATACCAGGTGATGTGCGGGTCGAGCGGGTGGGTGTGCGCGGCGAGTTCCGCCAGCAGGCCTTCGATGTGGGGCCGGTACAGCGCGTCCTGCTCGGGGTTGTTGAGACAGACATAACCGTGCAGGGGCTCGAAATGCGCCAGCAGGTGTTCGAGCGTCAGGCCGTCGCCGGCGCGGGCGAAGGACGCGTCGAAATCGGCATCGGGTGCGATGTCGCCGCGACGGAACTTCACCTGGCGCGCGGGCAGGCGGCGTGCCAGATCGAACAAGGCGTCGATGCCGAACATCGGGTGCTCGTTCAGGAGATGGTTCACCAGGAACGGGCGGCGGTTGTAATGCGCCTGCATCCGGCCGGCGTCGAACTGCAGCCAGTGCTCGGGGCTTTGTTGTCCGCGCTGCAGCAGGCGCGCGTACTGCTCGGAACCGACGTATTCACCCAGCATGTTGGGCTCCAGGGAGAGTTTGGGATCCTTTCACACGGCACCCACCGTGGATTCGTCCCATTTGTTCAGTTCAATTTACAAACGCCGGGGCAGGCTGTCCATACGGGAGATCGCGCGTGCCCTCGACTTGTGGGGTGGGCCGGGGCGGGAAGTCGTCTCGAAGCTCAACGAGCGCTCGATCAAGAGGCCGCGCCGTGCCGCAGTCGCCGCAAGGCCACGCGGGCCGGGTCGAGGGCATCGGCCAGATCGGTTTCGAGGGGCAGGGGCGTGCCTTCGAGCGTGGCGACCAGAAATTCGGCCAGCAGCGGTGCCAGGGTGAGCCCGCGCGATCCCAGGCCCGCGCACACGGCCAGACCGGGCAGCCGGGGCAGTTCGTGCAATTGCTTGCCCGCGGCACGCTGCGGCTTGGCCCGCAGCGGCGCAAGGTCGGCCAGGGGGCCGCAATAGGGCAGGCGGTCTGTGCTGGCGGCGCGGACGCCGGCGAAGTGGCGCAGGGCGCCGACATGGTCCGGCCGAGGGGGCGAGGTGGTGAGCGCGCTCAGGCCCGCGCGGTTGTGCTGCCAGGCCTGTTCGGGCGTGAGGGACTGATCGTCGGTCTCGAAGGTGGCGCCGATCAGCAGCCAGTCGTGATGGGCGTCGACCTGGGCGGCTGGATCGCCGGCGTCTTGCAGCAGGCGCGCCGCGGCTTCAGGCAGGCGCAGCACATAGCCGCTTCCCATCCACGGTTGGCTGAGATCCCGCAGCGCGGGCCACAACCGCGCGGGCAGCGCCTGCGCCTGACCGCGCAGGGCACGCAAGGGCAGCCAGTCGGGGCCCGGAATCAGGCCGCTGGCGGCGAGCAGATGAGGGGTTTGCAGGGCGGTCGCCAGCACGATCTGCGGGGCGCGGGCCAGGCTGTGCCCCGCAGCGTCGAGCACGTTCCAGGACGCGCCGTCGTGCCGCAACCGGGCCATCTGCACGCCGCAGCGCAGGGTGATCCGCGGCGACGCCAGCCAGGCCGCGCAGACCGCCTGATTGGCCAGGACGGCGCTGTCCACCTGCCATCCCGCTTCGGTCCATTGCGCCATCTCCGGGGGGAGTTGCACGGTGCGCCGCCAGTCCTGCATGCGCCGGGCTTCGGCGGCATCGGCCGGGGTGAGCGTGGCGGGGACGAACTGCGCGAGGTCAGCCGCATCGGGCGGCAGGGCGCGGCGCAAGGCGGCCATGCCGGCGCGGGTGAGGCGCGAGAGCAGGTTGTCGTCCGCCGAGGGCTGCAGGTGAGCCAGGCCCGCGGGCATGGCCGAGCCGCCGCGGGCCGGATGCGCGCCGGCTTCGAGGACGTCGACCGTCCAGCCGCTGCGCGCCAGGGCGTGGGCGCAGGCGGCGCCGGCAAGCCCGGCGCCGATGACCACGGCGTGCCGGGGCAGGGCGGCGGGCCAAGGCGTGGGCAGGGTGTGGCGGGTGCGTTTCCAGACCGGGTTGAACGTGGCCTGCAATCGTTGCTGCTTGCCGCCCCAGCCAGGCTGCAGGGCGAGCTCGAAACCGGCCTGGCTCAGTCCCTTTTGCACCGCATGGGCCACGGTGTAGCTGGCGGCGGGGGCGCCGGGCCGGGTCAACCGGGCCAGCGCGCGGAACAGTTCGGGCGTCCACAGGGCGGGGTTGCGCGCCGGGGCGAAGCCGTCGAGGTAGAGCGCGTCCGCCGCCAGCTTGAGCCGTGGCGCCAGATCGGTGGCGTCGCCGAAGGCCAGCAGCAGATGCACGCGGGCGTCGTCGAGCTCGATGCGGTGCAGGCCGCGCACGGGCGGGGGCCAATGCGCGGCGAGCTCGGCGGCGAGGGACTGCAGCTCGGGCGGCGCGTGTCGCAGCAGATCGGCGGCTCGCACCGGATGCAGCTCCAGACTGACGTAGTCGAGCCGCGCGCAGCGCACCGGGTCGGCGCGCCACGCCGCCCAGGTGGCCAGAAAATTCACCCCCAGGCCGAAGCCGGTTTCCAGGATGGTGAACTGATCGCGGCCGGCCCAGCGCGCGGGCGAGTCGAGCAGGCCGCAGCCCTGCAGATACACGGCGCGCGCCTGCCCGAGGGCACCGGCGCGGCTGGCGTAGACGTCGCCGTAGCGGGCGCTGGCAAGCTGGCCGCTGGCGTCGGGCGCGAGATCGGCTTCGTCCAGAAGCGGGCTGGAGGGCGGCTTCAAGCGGCGTGCAACAGGCGTTCAGTCGACCAGGGTGAGCGAGAGCGCGTCCAGGCCGTATAGGCCGTCTTCGGTCAGCACCAGATCCATGAGCTGGTCGTGGGGCTGCATGTCGAGCTGATGCAGCTCGCAACAGGCGTAGCTCAGGCCCACGGTGTAGACCTCTTCGCGGCCGGCGAGGTAGCGGTCGTAATAGCCGCCGCCGTAGCCCAGGCGCAGCCCGACGTCGGCGAAGCCCACGCAGGGCACGAGCAGGGTGGTGGGGCTGAGGGCGGCCTGGCCCGTCGGCTCGGCAATGCCGTAGGGGCCGGGCTGCAGCGGTTCGCCGGGCGCCCAGGCGATGAAGGTCATGGCCTTGGTCGCCTCTTGGACCCGGGGCAGGGCGAGGGTGCATTCGGGATGCGCGGCCCGCCACTTCGCCAGGGTGGGCAGCGGGTCGAATTCCCCGCGCGTGGCGCAGTAGGCGCCGAGCGTTTCGGGCTCCAGGGCGTCGAGCACCTGCAGCAGACGCTCGGCCAGTTCGGCGTCGCGTCGCTCCCGGTCGGTCAGCGCCTGGCGCCTGGTGATCAGTTCGCGTCGCAGATCGGCCCTCAAATGCTGAGGTTGTTCTGGGGACAATGGGTCGTACAGGGGCGGGTTCACGGTAAGCTGCGTCCTATGAGGATCGATGGGTTGTTGCCGCTTATTTTGCGCCGCTCCGGCAGCTTGGGGCTGGTCTTGGGTTTGAGTCTGTTGGCGCCGCTGGCGCGGGCGCAGGCGGCGCCCATCACCGCCAGCGGCGCGGCCCCTGCGGTGCAGGCCAGTGCGAGCGCGGCGCCGGTGGTCATGCCGGCGATGCCGGTCATTCCAGTCGATCAGGCGCAGCTGCTGCTCGCCGCGCAGAAGGCCGCGCAGCGGGGCGACCCGCAGCCCGCACTCGACGCCTTGCCGCAACTCAGGGGCACCCTGCTCGAACCCTGGGTGGCCTACTGGGCGATCAAGCCCACCCTCAACGAAGCCACGCAGCAGGACTTCGAGGCCTTCGCCCGCGCCCATCCGCACACCTATGTGCTCGACCGCCTGCGCAACGACTGGCTGCTCGAACTGGGCAAGCGCGAAGACTGGGCCGATTTCAACCGCGTGTATCCGCACTTCATCATGCGCGACGATCCGCAGGTGCAGTGCTATGACCTTCAGAGCCAGTACGTCACCGCGCATGCCGACGTGACGGCGCAGGTCTTCAAGCTGTGGATGGACCAGCGTTACGGCGGCGCCGGCTGCAACAGTGCGGCCACCGCCCTGCTGAAAGACGGCGCCATGCCGCGCGACATGCTGTGGCAGCGCATGCGGCGGTTCTACGACGACGGCCGTGCCAAGCAGGCGCGCGATCTGCTTGCGCCCTTCCTGCCCGCCGGCAGTTGGCGCATTCTGGCCCAGACCGATACCGATGCGGTGCGCTATGTCCTCGATGTGGTGCGCAGAGGGCCGTCGGCCGCCATCGCCAACGCCGATCAGCGTCAATACCTGATGCTGGCGTTGCTGAGCATGGCGCGGCAAGACCCGGGCCAGGCCGCGCGGCTGCTGCAGGACAACTTCTCCGCACTGCCCGCTCCAGACCGCGCCCAGCTCTGGGGTCGCATCGGTCTGTCCGCCGCGCTCAATCTGCAACCGGAAGCGGCCAGCTGGTTCGCCCGCATGGGTCAGGCCGACCCGACTTACCTGCCTTCGCCCACGGTGCTGGAGTGGCAGGCCCGCGCTGCCCTGCGGGTGCAGAACTGGGCCCTGGTGCGCAAGGCCACCCGCACCTTGATCGACCAGGGCGACCAAGACCCGGCCTGGCCCTACTGGCACGCCCGCGCGCTCGAAAAGCTGGGTCACCCCATCGAAGGCCGGGCGCTGCTGGCCGAGGTGGCCAACCCCTGGGATTTCTACGGCCAGCTCGCCACCGACGCGCTGGGC
It includes:
- the fabG gene encoding 3-oxoacyl-[acyl-carrier-protein] reductase, with amino-acid sequence MRLQGQIALITGAAQGIGLATAHTFAAQGASLVLCDRHADTLNPVADALRAEGTPVLAQALDVADRGAFTALVDAAIARFGQIDVLINNAGITRDARLVSMTDEQFDAVIDVNLRAVFRCTQIVAPHMIARGSGVILNASSVVALYGNFGQTNYAASKAGIIAMTKTWARELGPKGIRVNAVAPGFIQTPMIATVPEKVIAQMAERVPLRQLGQPEDVASVYAFLASRDARYISGTVIEVDGGMTL
- a CDS encoding energy transducer TonB, with the translated sequence MPALRLRSLSPLQWALIASIGVHAALLSLRFAAPQTFNRLFDNAPLDVVLVNQRTDDAPAKPQAIAQANLDGGGDANKGLATTPLPFTADMSHGDAAVNQQRSLSALEQKQQQLLTQVRQQIVQLAQTVRQESNPERQQALEQKRRQLLDLLGAIERQIQQQNAKPRRRFIGPSTREAAYALYYDKLRTRIETLGTREFPQSGGNKLYGSLIMSITIGANGRLIAADVVQSSGNPTLDRQARAIVEAAQPYGRFTDAMLRQADQIVVISRFRFTRTQGLETAVQAPQSPAQATP
- the aroE gene encoding shikimate dehydrogenase gives rise to the protein MTPLYAVFGNPIAHSRSPRIHALFAEQTGVALRYEARLAPVDGLDTALGAFHAEGGCGANITVPFKFDAWRLCARRSPAAQLAQAVNTLGWDEGGLWGDNTDGIGLVRDLSRVLAADAHAPLQGQRVLLLGAGGAASGVLSPLIAAGTRAIALWNRSAEKAQALAARHSALAAQHGVDLQVVLDPPTRWADGVINATAASLGGRTLDLPAGVLQPGQWAYDMMYGAHDTPFVAQARAAGARAWDGLGMLVEQAAQSYTLWHGEAPDTAPVLATLRAEITAAPSS
- a CDS encoding ribonuclease catalytic domain-containing protein; this translates as MSNVLFEDGGKFHAGRVMSEAEASLQVELDSGKRQKIKSAQALVRFDQPTPAELMAWAQAQQDGLDLDLLWEFAPEDEFHFEQVAADYYGGTPDGGQRAAILLRLFGAPHYFQRRGRGGQFRKAPATQVQAALAAIARKEEQLRQIETSAAELAAGRCPPEIAEKLYQILFRPDKNSPEFKTVALAVKQTGHGALTLLREAGAIASPWAFHMQRFLLERFPKGTDFPVLPVPSLAEALPLAAAPAFSIDDSATTEIDDAFSLQWLEDGRVRLGIHIAAPALALTRDSGWEQVARNRLSTVYMPGDKITMLPDALVQTFTLEAGRDCPALSLYCTVGADLQATAFETRVEQVHMVSNLRHDQLDDAVTEDALAADPAAQSYPHAKELAWLWTFAQALKRGREQVRGKPERVGGVDYTFRIDGRERGAEAATVRIEPRRRGAPLDTIVAELMILANATWGGWLAELGMPGIYRSQSGFGANLRTRMGLKPAPHQGLGVAQYAWCTSPLRRYVDLLNQGQLIACARFGKTALLQAPFKPRDPLLFAIVESFEDTYKAYATHQSALERYWTLRYLAQQGLDTFDASVLREGAVRVDGLPLVFTAVGAQDLPRNTRVQVRITGTDLITLEVFGRVLSQIDLPQLAIEAGAETEDEEDTVALAAPISVAVDTEEAETEPGAEASRQAS
- a CDS encoding CBS domain-containing protein, which encodes MKVSDILRVKGHVLFTVPPQASLLQAVQTMAQHDIGSLVVMEHGKLVGLLTFAEVMEAVAEGEGALGGHIVSERMDTHYEVCGPETTLDTLRRTMLDSGTRYIPVMQNDALLGVISFHDVAMAVVREQDFENQMLKAYIRDWPEEDGQAGADPARTSAPARG
- a CDS encoding DUF2917 domain-containing protein; amino-acid sequence: MRHTEVSIQRDWIDLQLGDSLSLRRAAGQSLRIESARAPASPCSDPCLWLTEEGQPEDVFLRDGEAYVVRGSGRVVMTVWRGTARVRLNDAAAPRPQPARPSSRSIQSASAWATACGASAMRL
- a CDS encoding alpha/beta fold hydrolase, which codes for MSAHHPSSLPLILLHGAGGDASVWAAQADWLTARGWQCLPLELPAHGATPAPPLGSIERMADWVWAQLDARQIGPVVLAGHSMGSLIALQAAGQRPGQLRGLALLGTAFPMRVSPRLLAQAEQAPEEAIANVVRWSYAQAEPLSPAPGFQSPQAYRELLLRQQTHWAGGSVLATDLTACDRYSGGDAAARSWGGPTLFLLGEHDRMTPAAQADDLRAALPRHRTVLLDCGHNLMAEAPHAVAHALADWMERELGLAG
- a CDS encoding YqiA/YcfP family alpha/beta fold hydrolase; translated protein: MPTLLYLHGFRSSPQSAKARATALRVAQLNAQREALGEPAVRWLCPQLPPSPRDAMDLCLDLLGSVKGDDLRLIGSSLGGFYATWLAHTLQARAALINPAVDPARDLCGQIGSLAAWHDPTLRFDFTAAHVDELRALQVGDLSAPVPEPQRYVVLIAQGDEVLDWRDMAARYRGAHCTVLPGGDHALSDYADRHLDTVLRWCLAPARPIETPLP